A portion of the Planctomycetota bacterium genome contains these proteins:
- a CDS encoding cyclodeaminase/cyclohydrolase family protein: protein MTYRSRPLKEYLNHAAAAQPTPGGGSVAAVAGALASTMASMAAGFTSGREKFKAVQAEIDEALGRLAETRSRLLDLADEDMKAYEAIMAAYRLPKGSDPEKAARDEAVRRATKNSLGVVESVLGGCRDILVIALRLAGIANPNLISDVGVAGELAHGAARAALINLEVNLAGYKDAADAAAVRGRAEEMLREVEQVAKGIRSAVLHALRK from the coding sequence ATGACTTATCGTTCGAGACCGCTGAAGGAATATCTGAATCACGCGGCAGCGGCGCAGCCGACGCCGGGCGGCGGGAGCGTCGCCGCCGTCGCCGGGGCGCTGGCTTCCACGATGGCCTCCATGGCCGCGGGGTTCACGAGCGGGCGCGAAAAGTTCAAGGCCGTCCAGGCCGAGATTGACGAGGCGCTGGGTCGGCTCGCCGAGACGCGCAGTCGCCTCCTGGACCTGGCGGACGAGGACATGAAGGCGTACGAGGCCATCATGGCCGCCTACCGCCTGCCGAAGGGGAGCGACCCGGAGAAAGCCGCACGCGACGAGGCCGTCCGCCGGGCGACGAAGAATTCGCTCGGCGTCGTTGAGAGCGTCCTCGGCGGCTGCCGGGACATTTTGGTCATCGCGCTTCGGCTGGCGGGGATTGCGAATCCGAACCTCATCAGCGACGTGGGCGTGGCCGGGGAACTCGCGCACGGGGCCGCCCGGGCCGCCCTCATCAATCTCGAGGTCAACCTGGCGGGTTACAAGGACGCGGCGGACGCGGCGGCGGTGCGAGGCCGCGCCGAAGAGATGCTGCGCGAGGTCGAGCAGGTGGCGAAGGGAATCCGGTCGGCGGTCCTTCACGCGCTAAGGAAATAG